The genomic DNA TCACTGATCTATGGCGCCGCATATTTGGCGCAGTTTGTACGCAACTATTTACGGGATACGAACTAATACATCTTTGCTAGAAAGGGGGAGTACAATCATGTTGGAGCATGCGGAACGAGTCAAGCAATCCCTGCAGGGAGGGCTGATCCCCGCCGTCCCGGTTCCGCGTTATGCGGACGGGAGGATTCACGACGAGGCTCAGGCCGCATACGCTTCTTACTTGGCTCGCCAGAACATCGCCGGCGTAGCGGTATGGGCGCATACCGGGCGGGGGCTGCAATTGCAGCCGGGGCAGCGGTGTGATATTTTGCGGTTGTGGCGATCGGCCCTGGGTCCTACTCGAGTTGTCATTGCCGGGGCAGGAGCGCTGCCTGATCCTGCTTTAAGCATGGCAGACCGAATCGAGCGTTGGCGGATGGACAGTAATAGGATGGCCGAGGAAGCGATCGCAGGGGGAGCGGATGCCTTGCTAGTATTTCCGCCCGTCCTTCTTCGCGGGCTGCCAGCTCATGAGCGGGAGGCGGCGGCGGCTGAATATCACCGCGATTTGGCTCGTCTCGGCATTCCGCTAGTCATCTTTTATTTGTATGAGGGAGCGGGTGGATGGTCGTATTCCCTGGATTTGCTGCGGGAGCTGCTCTCTCTGCCCCATGTGATCGGCATTAAGATCGCGACGCTGGACAGCATTATGACGATGCAGAAGATCGCCCGGCTCCTTGCCGAAGAGTTTCCAGGCCAGATGCACATCACGGGAGAAGACAGGATGTTCGGTTATGCCCTGATGCGCGGGGCACGGAGCGCGCTCGTTGGTCTTGGAGCTGCTTTTCCGAATATTCAGGCGGATCTGATTACGGCATACCGCGTACAGGATTACGCCAGGTTCCTCGACTTATCGGAGCGTGTGGACGGATTCGCCGAGATGACCTTCACAGAGCCGATGGATAAGTACATTTTAAGAATGCTGCATTGCCTTGTCTTTGCCGGCGTCATTCCGCAGGAAGCGGCCCATGATATGGCAGGATACGAAATGACGGAACAGGAGCTGGCTTCGATTCGCCAAGGGATCGATAAGTACCGGTTGTATTAACCTGAGATGAATTTCAACAAGAAAAAGGCTCTCCATATGCCATCTAACCGGCTGGAGAGCCTTTTTGCGTCAGAAAACGACTTCGATTTCCTTCTCCTTCAACATGTCCATCCACGCCGGCTCGGGTTCCCGGTCGGTGATGAGCGCATCGATTTCATCGAATTCCATGAGCTTGACAAACGCGGTCTTATTGAATTTCGAATGGTCCGCAAGCAGCAGCACTTTGCCGGCTTGGCGCAGCATGGCCTTCTTCAGCTCGCATTCCGGCTCGTTGGAATCCATGATTCCCTTGCCGAGGAATAGCGCTTTGCAGCTCATGACCACTTTATCCACGTTGTATTTCTTTACGATCTCCTCTGCGTTTGTGCCGACGAGGGACATCGATCTAGGACGCAATGTTCCCCCGGTGGAAATGATTTGAATCCCGCTGTTTAGAAATTCGTGCAAAATATGAATCGAGCTTGTGATGACAGTTAAATTTTTGCGCTGATGCAGAAGCTTCATCAGTTCAAACGAGGTAGAGCTGGGATCCATCATCAGGGTATCCCCGTCATGGATCAGCTCCAATGCTTTAGCTGCGATTTGCTGTTTGATTTCCGAATTTGTGGCATTTCGGGTCGTAAAGGGCAGGTCTTCATTGGTATGGCTGTTTAATATTGCACCGCCATAGGTTCGAGTGACGATGCCTTCCTTCTCCAGCTTCTCCAGATCACGGCGGATCGTTTCCTCTGTGACGTTGAATTTGTCGCTGAGCTCCGAGACGAGGACGCGTTTGTCCGCATGCACCATGCTGATCATTATTTGGCGCCGTTCAGCTGCTAGCATAGAAACTCCTTTCTCCGTACCTTTATTAGCTCCTCATTATATGTTGAAAATACAGAAAAGTATAGGTTTGTTACAAATATGTTAACAAAAATAAACAAAAACAGATAAAACAACATTTAATTATGTTTGATCGTGTTGACTTAACAGATAACCACAGGTACGATGTAAGTAGAACAAAGAAATTTAGGATTTACTGGTGACGATGAAGTGAGGGGTCAAGCTGGAGCCGGAATTCAAACCTTATCCGCTCGGTGCGGTATATACGAACAGGAAATCCCTGCTTCAACGCTAAAGCACAACATTTAAGCCAAGAGAAAGGGAGAAACCGTGATGACAACTATTAAACAGCATCCTTTATCCTGTACGCGCAAGCTGGAGATTCCTTTTGTGAAGGAAATGGCGCAAATTACGCAGCATATGTGGAGGTTTGGCTGGGATGAGCGGAACGGCGGGAATATTAGCTGCATTCTGGACGAAGCCGAAGTGTCGCAGTATCTGGATATTAACCATGTGATCCGAACGATCAAGCCTGCTTTTCCCGTGCATGAACTGGCTGGCCGCTATTTTATCGTGACCGGTTCGGGCAAGTATTTCAAGAACGTCGTTGCCGACCCGGAAGCGAATCTCGGCATATTGCGCGTCTCAAAGAACGGAGAGCATTTGGAGCTGCTGTGGGGATTGAAGGACGGCGCGGTACCGACGAGTGAACTGCCGTCCCATTTCATGAGTCATATCGAACGCTTGAAGGTTGACCCGAACCACCGCGTCGTCATTCACAACCATGCGACGAACGTCATTGCTATGACTTTTATTCATGATTTGGACGATAATAAATTGACGAAGACGCTCTGGGAAATGTGCACGGAATGTATCGTCGTTTTCCCGGATGGCATTGCCGTAATCCCGTGGATGGTGCCGGGTTCCAGCGAGATCGGCAGAGCCACGGCGGAGAAAATGAAGGGCCACCGCGCCGTGGTATGGCCGCACCATGGCATATTCGGCACGGGCAGCTCCATTGACGAGGCTTTCGGGCTCATTGAAACGATTGAGAAGGCGGCGCAAATCTACATGCTCATTGTCAACCAGCCGATCAGGCAGCGGATCACCGATGGGGAGCTGGCCGAGCTGGCCCAGGCATTTGGCGTAACGCCGCGTGAAGGCATTCTGAGCACCAAGTCACCGCTCTAGCGGACACTGTAATAACGCTTGCGATGTATGTTCGTGCGGCGTCATGAACGAAGCGTTCACAGGACGCTTCGTTTGTTTCTGTATTCGATGGGGGTCACTCCGGTGAATTTCTTAAACATTTTCGTGAAGTAGCTTTGGTCGTGATAATTCAGCAATGTCGATATTTCCGAAATGGTCTGATCCGTAAGCAGCAATAGGGATTGGGCCTCTTCTATTTTGATCCGCTGAATATATTCCCGCAGGGAATAGCCGACCTCGCGCTTGAACAGCGCGGATAAATAATTGGGATGAAGCCCCGCTTTCTGGGCCAAATCATTCAAGCTGATATGGTCGTACAAATGCTTGAAAATATAATCCAGGCAAATATTGATCGGCTTGGAGTACCGGTTCCGTTTCGTTTGATGCACGCGTTCCGCATAATCGGACAGCACTTCCTCAATGAAATGGTCGACCGCCTTAACATCGTTTAATTCTTCGACATTTTGAATATACAGATCACTGATGGTCAGGGCGGTCTCATATTGCAGCCCGCCTTCCACAGCGGCCCGGGTTGCCAGGGTGATGACGGTGATCGCGAGATTTTTCCGGCTTCTGAGCTCGCTTGTTTTGGAGAGCAGTCCGACTTCGCCGTATTGGGGGAGCTGCCTCCAGTTGCGGATAACCTCATCTTTATTGCCTTGCTTAATCGCTTGCATCGATTTTTGCTCAAACAAGGCATCATGGTGCATGGCCGTATTCTGGCGGCGTTCGGAGATCGTGAGGATTGGATCCTCGATCTCTTTGGACAAGCTCGTTACCGAACGGCTCTGCGTATAGACATCGGCAGGGTCAAGCACTTCTTGATACAGCATATAGTGTAGATGCATGGCGGCATACACGCAGTCCGTGATCGAAAGCACGGGGAGGGAGCGATAGTAGGCAGCCAGCTCGTCGTGCAGGTCGTGATCGGGGCCTGTCTTCTGCAAGAAAGCTTGAATTTCCGTATCGGTCAGTTTCATTTCAGCTGCCGGTCCAAGCAGAATGGTTCCATTAAATTCACCGTCCGTACGAACAGGAACGGAGATAAAGGTCTCCGAATCATCCGTTCTAAAGAGTATGGGCATATGTCCGGCATGCGGTGCGCAAATCTGGGACAACCAGCTGTCTTTGGACGAGAAGTGCGGATTGATTACGAAATTAGCGGAAAATTCGATTTCGATCTTTTTATGCTCATTTAAATAAAAGACCGGTATTTTAAAAGAGTGCCACATGAGCTTGCAAATATATGGCAAGGAATGATCGGCTGGCAGGGTCATGATAAATCTCCTTTAGGTTCATAATTTGAACATAACATACTTCAGCGATTCGAACATCTTTCCAGGAAAAAACCTTAAAAAAATACCAAAAAGCCTAAATCAGCGCCATAAATAATCAGATTCTCTTCTTATAATGAATATATCATTATTGAAAGCGATTACTTTATGCTTGGAACAGGAGGAGCCTATGAAAAGAGACATGAAATCACTAATTGCCCAAATGACGTTGGAGGAGAAGGCAGGGTTATGTTCAGGGCTGGATTTTTGGCATTTGAAAGGGATCGAGCGTCTGGGCATTCCATCTATTATGGTGACGGACGGACCACACGGTCTGCGCAAGCAGGCGGCGGACGCCGATCATTTAGGGCTCAACGAAAGCGTGCCAGCCACCTGTTTCCCGTCGGCTGTGGGCTTGGCCAGTACATGGAACAGGGAGCTGATCAGGCAGGTTGGTGAAGCGCTAGGCCAGGAGTGCCAGGCCGAGAATGTGGCGGTGCTGCTTGGACCGGGAGCCAATATCAAGCGTTCGCCGCTGTGCGGCAGAAATTTCGAATATTTCTCCGAAGATCCTTACCTCTCCTCACAAATGGCCGCAAGCCATATTCGCGGCGTGCAGAGCCAGGGCGTAGGCACATCGTTAAAGCATTTCGCCGCCAACAACCAGGAGCATCGCCGGATGTCGACCGATGCCGTCGTCGACGAAAGAACACTGCGTGAAATCTATCTCGCCAGCTTCGAGCATGCGGTTCGGGATGCCCAGCCGTGGACGGTGATGTGCGCCTACAACAGAGTAAATGGTGAATACGCCTCTGAGCACGAAGAGCTGCTTACCGATGTTTTAAGGGACGAATGGGGCTTTGAAGGCTTTGTCGTTTCTGACTGGGGTGCGGTCAATGAGCGCGTAAAAGCGCTTGAAGCGGGATTGGAGCTGGAAATGCCTTCGAGCAGTGGCCTTGGGGAGCAAAAGATTATCGCGGCCGTCCAAAATGGAACGCTTGCAGAAGCGAAGCTGGATCAGGCTGTGGAAAGACTGCTGAACATTATTTTTAAGGCGGTCGACGAGAAGCGGGAGAACGCCGTTTATGATCGGGAGGCGCATCATCAGTTGGCCAAAGAAGTAGCCATGGAGAGCATGGTGCTGTTAAAAAATGAAGACCGGCTGCTGCCGCTTGCGAAGCAAGGGAAGATCGCTGTGATCGGTACACTGGCGACAAAGCCTAGATACCAGGGCGGAGGCAGCTCGCATATATTGCCGACGAAGCTGGATAACGTGTTCGAGGAGATCGTTCAGGCGGCGGGCGATGCAGAGGTGTTCTTTGCCGAGGGCTACCCTCTGGAGCATGATGAAATCGACGCGGAGTCGATGGCCAAGGCGATAGAAACAGCACAGAATACGGATGTTGCTGTCTTGTTTATCGGCTTGCCTGACCGATATGAATCGGAAGGCTATGACCGTGAGCATCTGAGCATCCCGCAGAACCAAATCGCTTTGATCGAAGCGGTGGCTTCCGTTCAGCCGAACCTTGTCGCGGTGCTCAGCAACGGGGCGCCGATCGAAATGCCTTGGCTGCCGAAAGTAAAAGCGGTGCTGGAAGGTTACTTAGGCGGGCAGGCTCTGGGCGGTGCGATTGCTTCGTTGCTGTTCGGCGATGCAAATCCTTCCGGCAAGCTTGCCGAGACGTTTCCGATGAAGCTCAGTGATAATCCGTCGTATTTGAATTTTCCGGGTGACGGGGACAAGGTGGAGTATAAGGAAGGAATTTTCGTCGGCTACCGCTATTACGATGCCAAGGAAATCGAGCCGCTGTTTCCATTTGGCCATGGATTGAGCTATACCGAATTCAGTTATCGGGATATGTCCATAAGCGCGAAGGAAATCGCAGATTCAGACACTGTGGAAATCAGCGTATTCGTCAAAAATACAGGAAAAACTGCCGGCAAAGAGATTGTCCAGCTCTATGTGAGAGATATTCAGAGCAGTGTAAGGAGACCGGAGAAGGAGCTGAAAGGTTTTGAGAAGATCAGTCTGAAGCCAGGGGAGGAGAAGAAGGTTACTTTTACTCTCGATAAGCGCTCCTTCGCTTATTACAATGTCGAGTTAAAGGATTGGCATGTGGAAACGGGCGAATTCGAAATATTAATAGGAAAATCCTCTCGTGAAATCGTGCTGCGCGACACGCTGCTCGTCCGTTCGGGCACAGCCGTCAAAATGAAGGTGAACCGGAATACGCTGGTCGGAGACTTGCTTGCTGATCCGCATCTTTCTTCGACAGCAAAGAAGCTGCTCGATAAAGTAAACGAGACCCACCCATTTGCACAGATGGGCGATGAAGGGAATATGGCCGAAATGCTGGCGGCGATGATGAAATATATGCCGCTGCGCGCGTTGGTTAACTTTGGCGGAGGTACGTTTACGGAAGAGATGATGGATGAAATGATCGAAACGCTGAATGCAGCAAGTTCCCCTTCTTCCCGGGCATAACAAGACAATCCCCGCAGCTTGCAGGACTGGTCCGCTGCGGGGATTGTTATGTAGAATAGCTGCAGTGTGCACTCGCTCTCCTAAAGCTGCTTGTTCTTCAGCAAATCGCGGATTTCAGTGAGCAGCAGTTCTTCTTTGCTGGGTTCTGCGGGTTTGTCCGGTTTGGGGTCATCCTTCCGCTTGAATTTGCTGAGCAATTTGGTGAATAGAAAAATCGAGAAAGCAATGATCAGGAAATCAATGACGGTTTGCATGAACGATCCGATTTTGATCGTTGCTTCATTAACCTGGATCACGATGTTCGAGAAATCGCGCCCGCCTAACAAGATACCCAAAAGCGGCATGATTAGATCCTCGACGACGGAGCTGACGATTTTTCCGAATGCCCCGCCGATGATGACGGCAATAGCCAAGTCTAGCACATTGCCTTTAAATGCAAATGATTTGAACTCTTTCCACATAAATGTCCCTCCTGACGGTGTTCAAACTTAATATAAGATTAAATGAGCCTAAGTTGCTTGGCAACAAGAAAAACCCCAAACAGTGGCTGCTATAAAAATAGTAACCATGGTGATGGCCAATATCTAGGAAGATGGTATAATGCTTAATTAGCGGCTTCTGATAAGAAGTTCAACCGGAAGAAGGAGTTTACAAAAATATGTGGCTGTTATTCGCTTCTCTCGCTGCGATCAGTTTTGGTCTGCGCGGTATTTTGTATCATTGGTCATCAAAACAAGGAATGGATCGTAATTTGATGTTATTCGGCGTATTTTTTACTGGAGCCCTTGCTAGTTTAATAGGCAGCTTCCTGTTTGGGCAGAACTGGACGCTGAGCGCGCTTACGGGCGTATTTATGGGGGCGTTTTCATTCGTAGCAAATGCCTGCATGTTCCAAGGCTTCGCTGTCGGGAAACCTTCGATCATTGCGATTCTGACCGGGCTTCCACCCGTCGTTGTCGTTACGCTTGCCTACTTGTTGTGGGGGGAGTCGCTGTCCCTGGGGCAGATGCTTGCGTTCTTTCTCATTGTTGCAGGGATTCTAACCGTCAGATATTCGAATGACCTGCGAATCGGGAATTTGCAGGGCGCACAATGGGGTCTGCTG from Paenibacillus woosongensis includes the following:
- a CDS encoding helix-turn-helix domain-containing protein, which gives rise to MTLPADHSLPYICKLMWHSFKIPVFYLNEHKKIEIEFSANFVINPHFSSKDSWLSQICAPHAGHMPILFRTDDSETFISVPVRTDGEFNGTILLGPAAEMKLTDTEIQAFLQKTGPDHDLHDELAAYYRSLPVLSITDCVYAAMHLHYMLYQEVLDPADVYTQSRSVTSLSKEIEDPILTISERRQNTAMHHDALFEQKSMQAIKQGNKDEVIRNWRQLPQYGEVGLLSKTSELRSRKNLAITVITLATRAAVEGGLQYETALTISDLYIQNVEELNDVKAVDHFIEEVLSDYAERVHQTKRNRYSKPINICLDYIFKHLYDHISLNDLAQKAGLHPNYLSALFKREVGYSLREYIQRIKIEEAQSLLLLTDQTISEISTLLNYHDQSYFTKMFKKFTGVTPIEYRNKRSVL
- the rhaD gene encoding rhamnulose-1-phosphate aldolase; amino-acid sequence: MTTIKQHPLSCTRKLEIPFVKEMAQITQHMWRFGWDERNGGNISCILDEAEVSQYLDINHVIRTIKPAFPVHELAGRYFIVTGSGKYFKNVVADPEANLGILRVSKNGEHLELLWGLKDGAVPTSELPSHFMSHIERLKVDPNHRVVIHNHATNVIAMTFIHDLDDNKLTKTLWEMCTECIVVFPDGIAVIPWMVPGSSEIGRATAEKMKGHRAVVWPHHGIFGTGSSIDEAFGLIETIEKAAQIYMLIVNQPIRQRITDGELAELAQAFGVTPREGILSTKSPL
- the mscL gene encoding large-conductance mechanosensitive channel protein MscL is translated as MWKEFKSFAFKGNVLDLAIAVIIGGAFGKIVSSVVEDLIMPLLGILLGGRDFSNIVIQVNEATIKIGSFMQTVIDFLIIAFSIFLFTKLLSKFKRKDDPKPDKPAEPSKEELLLTEIRDLLKNKQL
- a CDS encoding dihydrodipicolinate synthase family protein is translated as MLEHAERVKQSLQGGLIPAVPVPRYADGRIHDEAQAAYASYLARQNIAGVAVWAHTGRGLQLQPGQRCDILRLWRSALGPTRVVIAGAGALPDPALSMADRIERWRMDSNRMAEEAIAGGADALLVFPPVLLRGLPAHEREAAAAEYHRDLARLGIPLVIFYLYEGAGGWSYSLDLLRELLSLPHVIGIKIATLDSIMTMQKIARLLAEEFPGQMHITGEDRMFGYALMRGARSALVGLGAAFPNIQADLITAYRVQDYARFLDLSERVDGFAEMTFTEPMDKYILRMLHCLVFAGVIPQEAAHDMAGYEMTEQELASIRQGIDKYRLY
- a CDS encoding EamA family transporter, with the translated sequence MWLLFASLAAISFGLRGILYHWSSKQGMDRNLMLFGVFFTGALASLIGSFLFGQNWTLSALTGVFMGAFSFVANACMFQGFAVGKPSIIAILTGLPPVVVVTLAYLLWGESLSLGQMLAFFLIVAGILTVRYSNDLRIGNLQGAQWGLLAMVFFGLNDMAGKMSTRLEAALFPTLFYMFSVGSACFAAWWLIDTNRKRKLAVSGTYGFSAQLGKWNEKQTFFSGMAIGFTNFFGMILIITAFKYGITGLVSAVVAMNVLLILLYTRVFVKEKFRRLEVIGMSICIVGMIALRVF
- a CDS encoding DeoR/GlpR family DNA-binding transcription regulator → MLAAERRQIMISMVHADKRVLVSELSDKFNVTEETIRRDLEKLEKEGIVTRTYGGAILNSHTNEDLPFTTRNATNSEIKQQIAAKALELIHDGDTLMMDPSSTSFELMKLLHQRKNLTVITSSIHILHEFLNSGIQIISTGGTLRPRSMSLVGTNAEEIVKKYNVDKVVMSCKALFLGKGIMDSNEPECELKKAMLRQAGKVLLLADHSKFNKTAFVKLMEFDEIDALITDREPEPAWMDMLKEKEIEVVF
- a CDS encoding glycoside hydrolase family 3 C-terminal domain-containing protein — its product is MKRDMKSLIAQMTLEEKAGLCSGLDFWHLKGIERLGIPSIMVTDGPHGLRKQAADADHLGLNESVPATCFPSAVGLASTWNRELIRQVGEALGQECQAENVAVLLGPGANIKRSPLCGRNFEYFSEDPYLSSQMAASHIRGVQSQGVGTSLKHFAANNQEHRRMSTDAVVDERTLREIYLASFEHAVRDAQPWTVMCAYNRVNGEYASEHEELLTDVLRDEWGFEGFVVSDWGAVNERVKALEAGLELEMPSSSGLGEQKIIAAVQNGTLAEAKLDQAVERLLNIIFKAVDEKRENAVYDREAHHQLAKEVAMESMVLLKNEDRLLPLAKQGKIAVIGTLATKPRYQGGGSSHILPTKLDNVFEEIVQAAGDAEVFFAEGYPLEHDEIDAESMAKAIETAQNTDVAVLFIGLPDRYESEGYDREHLSIPQNQIALIEAVASVQPNLVAVLSNGAPIEMPWLPKVKAVLEGYLGGQALGGAIASLLFGDANPSGKLAETFPMKLSDNPSYLNFPGDGDKVEYKEGIFVGYRYYDAKEIEPLFPFGHGLSYTEFSYRDMSISAKEIADSDTVEISVFVKNTGKTAGKEIVQLYVRDIQSSVRRPEKELKGFEKISLKPGEEKKVTFTLDKRSFAYYNVELKDWHVETGEFEILIGKSSREIVLRDTLLVRSGTAVKMKVNRNTLVGDLLADPHLSSTAKKLLDKVNETHPFAQMGDEGNMAEMLAAMMKYMPLRALVNFGGGTFTEEMMDEMIETLNAASSPSSRA